A DNA window from Sulfitobacter sp. BSw21498 contains the following coding sequences:
- a CDS encoding ABC transporter permease, translating into MDYITLIQLFDSTVRLATPLLLACLAGLFSERAGIFDIGLDGKMLAAAFFSAAVASLTGNVWLGLLAGIAASMALSLLHGLASITFRGNQLISGVAINFLAAGLTVLIAQDWFQQGGRTPSLIGGARFSPITLPFADDIAQTPIIGPLYAELISGHSILVYMAFLAVPATWWLLYRTRFGLRLRAVGENPAAVDTAGVSVVGLRYAAVLICGVLCGVAGAYLSTALQAGFIKDMSAGRGYIALAALIFAKWRPWYALWATLLFGLFGALETRPDVIEALVNFKVQGQLLAALPYVMTVIILAGFVGKAIPPRAGGEPYVKER; encoded by the coding sequence ATGGATTACATCACGCTCATCCAACTGTTCGACAGCACCGTGCGCCTTGCGACACCATTGCTGCTGGCGTGCCTTGCCGGTCTGTTTTCAGAACGTGCAGGCATTTTCGACATCGGCCTTGATGGCAAGATGCTGGCGGCGGCATTCTTTTCGGCGGCAGTGGCGTCACTGACGGGTAACGTCTGGCTGGGGCTGTTGGCGGGGATCGCGGCGTCGATGGCGCTGAGCCTGCTGCACGGGCTTGCATCGATTACCTTTCGGGGCAACCAGCTGATTTCAGGCGTTGCGATCAACTTTCTCGCGGCGGGGCTGACCGTTCTGATCGCGCAAGACTGGTTCCAGCAAGGCGGGCGTACGCCGTCGCTGATCGGCGGGGCGCGGTTCAGCCCGATCACCCTGCCTTTCGCTGACGACATTGCTCAAACACCCATCATCGGACCGCTCTACGCCGAGCTGATCTCGGGTCACTCGATCCTTGTCTATATGGCGTTCCTTGCGGTGCCTGCGACGTGGTGGCTGCTCTATCGTACACGTTTCGGCCTGCGCCTGCGCGCGGTGGGTGAAAACCCTGCGGCAGTCGATACGGCGGGGGTTTCCGTCGTTGGCCTGCGCTATGCGGCGGTGTTGATCTGCGGCGTGCTTTGCGGCGTTGCGGGCGCGTATCTTAGCACAGCGCTTCAGGCCGGCTTTATCAAGGACATGTCCGCAGGCCGTGGCTATATCGCATTGGCGGCGCTGATCTTTGCGAAATGGCGCCCGTGGTACGCGCTATGGGCGACGCTGCTGTTCGGCCTGTTCGGTGCGCTTGAAACCCGCCCCGACGTGATCGAGGCGCTGGTGAACTTCAAGGTTCAGGGGCAGTTGCTCGCGGCCCTTCCCTATGTGATGACCGTGATCATTCTGGCGGGCTTCGTCGGCAAGGCGATCCCGCCGCGTGCCGGTGGCGAGCCCTACGTGAAAGAACGCTAA
- the ccrA gene encoding crotonyl-CoA carboxylase/reductase codes for MALDTNIAQYDAPEKDLYEIGEIPPMGYVPKQMYAWTIRKERHGNPNTAMLEEVVDVPTLDSNEVLVLVMAAGVNYNGVWAALGKPISPFDGHKQPFHIAGSDASGIVWAVGDKVKRWKIGDEVVIHCNQDDGDDEECNGGDPMYSPSQRIWGYETPDGSFAQFTNVQAQQLMPRPKHLTWEEAACYTLTLATAYRMLFGHEPHDLKPGQNVLVWGASGGLGSYAIQLINTAGANAIGVISDESKRDFVMDLGAKGVLNRKDFNCWGQMPTVNTPEYAAWFKEARKFGAAIWEITGKGVNVDMVFEHPGEATFPVSTFVCKKGGMVVICAGTSGFNLTFDVRYMWMHQKRLQGSHFAHLKQASAANKLMVERRLDPCMSEVFTWADLPDAHMKMLANEHKPGNMSVLVQSPKTGLRTLEDALDAKK; via the coding sequence ATGGCCTTGGACACGAATATCGCGCAATATGACGCTCCGGAAAAAGACCTTTACGAAATCGGGGAAATTCCTCCGATGGGCTATGTTCCCAAGCAGATGTACGCATGGACCATCCGCAAGGAACGTCACGGGAATCCCAATACGGCGATGCTCGAAGAAGTCGTGGACGTGCCGACGCTCGACAGTAACGAAGTGCTTGTCCTCGTGATGGCAGCGGGTGTGAACTATAACGGTGTCTGGGCTGCGTTGGGCAAACCGATTAGCCCGTTTGACGGGCACAAGCAGCCCTTCCACATCGCGGGCTCTGATGCGTCCGGTATCGTCTGGGCCGTCGGTGACAAGGTTAAGCGCTGGAAGATCGGCGACGAGGTCGTGATCCACTGCAACCAGGATGACGGCGACGACGAAGAGTGCAACGGCGGCGATCCGATGTATTCCCCGAGCCAGCGCATCTGGGGCTACGAGACACCCGACGGGTCGTTTGCACAGTTCACCAACGTTCAGGCGCAGCAGCTTATGCCACGCCCCAAGCACCTGACATGGGAAGAGGCGGCGTGCTACACGCTGACGCTGGCCACTGCGTACCGGATGCTGTTTGGCCACGAGCCGCACGATCTGAAACCTGGTCAGAACGTTCTGGTCTGGGGCGCATCGGGTGGTCTGGGGTCTTATGCGATCCAGTTGATCAATACCGCAGGTGCCAATGCGATCGGTGTGATTTCGGACGAATCCAAGCGTGACTTTGTGATGGATCTGGGCGCCAAAGGCGTGTTGAACCGCAAGGACTTCAACTGCTGGGGCCAGATGCCCACCGTGAACACGCCCGAATACGCCGCGTGGTTCAAAGAGGCGCGCAAATTCGGTGCCGCAATCTGGGAGATCACCGGCAAGGGTGTGAACGTCGATATGGTGTTTGAACACCCCGGCGAGGCGACATTCCCTGTATCCACCTTTGTCTGCAAAAAGGGCGGCATGGTCGTGATCTGCGCGGGGACCTCGGGCTTTAACCTGACGTTCGACGTGCGCTATATGTGGATGCACCAGAAGCGCTTGCAGGGCAGCCACTTTGCCCACCTCAAGCAGGCGTCGGCGGCGAACAAGCTGATGGTCGAACGCCGTCTTGATCCATGCATGTCCGAAGTGTTCACTTGGGCCGATCTGCCTGACGCGCACATGAAGATGCTGGCAAACGAACACAAGCCCGGCAACATGTCGGTGCTGGTGCAGTCGCCTAAAACCGGCCTGCGCACTCTCGAAGACGCGCTGGACGCGAAAAAATAA
- a CDS encoding H-NS histone family protein, with protein sequence MSIDLSTMSHKELEQHLEDVKMAIKNAYERDRVEARKAAEKAAAEYGFSLDEVSSGAKKGKAAKAAAKYANPEDPSQTWTGKGRQPNWFRNLVSNGTAPESLEL encoded by the coding sequence ATGAGTATTGATCTGAGCACAATGTCCCACAAAGAGCTTGAACAGCATTTGGAAGACGTGAAGATGGCGATTAAAAACGCATATGAACGCGACCGTGTAGAAGCCCGCAAAGCAGCTGAAAAAGCAGCCGCCGAATACGGCTTTTCACTGGACGAAGTTTCCAGCGGCGCGAAAAAGGGCAAAGCTGCAAAAGCTGCCGCGAAATACGCCAACCCCGAAGATCCTAGCCAGACATGGACCGGCAAAGGCCGTCAGCCCAACTGGTTCCGCAATCTTGTTTCCAATGGCACAGCACCGGAATCCCTGGAACTGTAA
- a CDS encoding ATP-dependent DNA helicase translates to MTVPALTYSDDQAAAFDSVAEMLRHAGIDLDDNLLMPPAGGADQVLAVTGKAGSGKTLLLAELYKALENAGVDIVSGDYERKKKDKRTLAILAPTNKAASVLRLRGVPATTIHRILYTPVYDPEYERIAEWLAGNGDRPVIEGMNEIALDRALAFYQKNKSIPGALAAAGLRGSDFITGWKRREEPLDIGFVDESSMLDDKQFEDLKEIFPTLLLFGDPAQLAPVGQSGTMVFEKLPKERVLNLSRIHRQKADNPILDLAHALADPALTFEQFERMIEDASKKDDRVVWGQRVEVDLMARSPVLVWRNATRIRLINAFRAVYGAPEDALLEGEPLICDGIELPLKHRKKRLDLEARGLIKGAQVVYLGNGRKPGFSRLHVMGAEDPQISAASIVKIEKPDEEEPFIPFAARMGATFLHGAAVTIHKAQGSQWDTVQVFAPDLFAAARMGRSEAGQPLWKRLAYVAITRAQERLIWVVRNRLSKPSGVLRVDDLRAAPAAPLSLDVQTDDPAA, encoded by the coding sequence ATGACAGTACCTGCCCTTACCTATTCCGACGATCAGGCCGCTGCTTTTGATAGCGTAGCCGAAATGTTGCGCCATGCGGGCATTGATCTTGATGACAACTTGCTGATGCCGCCTGCGGGCGGTGCAGATCAGGTGCTGGCGGTGACCGGCAAGGCGGGGTCGGGCAAGACTCTGCTGCTGGCAGAGCTGTACAAGGCATTGGAAAACGCGGGCGTCGACATCGTGTCGGGTGACTATGAACGCAAAAAGAAAGACAAGCGCACGCTGGCGATCCTCGCGCCCACCAACAAGGCGGCATCGGTCCTGCGTTTGCGCGGTGTGCCGGCGACCACGATCCACCGTATCCTCTATACCCCTGTGTATGACCCCGAATATGAACGCATCGCAGAGTGGCTGGCAGGCAACGGCGACCGTCCGGTGATTGAGGGGATGAACGAGATTGCGTTGGATAGGGCACTGGCGTTCTATCAGAAAAACAAATCAATCCCCGGCGCATTGGCTGCAGCGGGGCTGCGCGGCAGTGATTTCATCACCGGATGGAAACGCCGCGAAGAACCGCTCGACATCGGTTTCGTCGATGAAAGCTCTATGCTGGATGACAAGCAGTTCGAGGATCTAAAAGAGATTTTCCCGACGCTACTGCTATTTGGCGATCCGGCACAGCTGGCCCCCGTGGGGCAGTCCGGCACGATGGTGTTCGAAAAACTACCCAAAGAACGCGTGTTGAACCTGAGCCGTATCCACCGGCAGAAGGCCGACAACCCGATCCTTGATCTGGCGCACGCGCTTGCCGATCCGGCGCTGACATTCGAGCAGTTCGAACGCATGATCGAAGACGCGTCAAAGAAAGATGACCGCGTGGTCTGGGGCCAGCGGGTAGAGGTTGACCTGATGGCGCGTTCGCCTGTGCTGGTCTGGCGCAATGCGACGCGCATCCGGCTGATCAACGCATTCCGGGCGGTTTATGGGGCGCCAGAAGACGCCCTATTGGAAGGCGAGCCGCTGATTTGTGACGGGATCGAGCTGCCACTGAAACACCGCAAGAAACGGCTGGACCTCGAAGCACGAGGCCTGATCAAAGGCGCGCAGGTCGTCTATCTGGGCAATGGTCGCAAGCCGGGTTTCAGCCGCCTGCATGTGATGGGGGCCGAAGACCCTCAGATCTCTGCCGCGTCCATCGTAAAGATCGAAAAACCGGACGAGGAAGAGCCGTTCATCCCCTTTGCCGCGCGCATGGGGGCCACGTTCTTGCACGGGGCTGCCGTCACCATCCACAAGGCGCAGGGCAGCCAGTGGGATACAGTGCAGGTGTTTGCACCCGATCTGTTCGCAGCGGCGCGTATGGGCCGGTCTGAGGCGGGGCAACCCCTGTGGAAGCGCCTTGCCTATGTGGCGATCACCCGTGCGCAGGAGCGCCTGATTTGGGTGGTGCGTAACCGTCTGTCGAAACCGTCGGGCGTGTTGCGAGTAGATGACTTGCGTGCAGCCCCTGCGGCACCGCTCAGCCTTGATGTGCAGACGGATGACCCCGCCGCATAA
- a CDS encoding 1-acyl-sn-glycerol-3-phosphate acyltransferase yields the protein MTQTIELPVWLFAVILLFAAVTALSHFLLPSVRWFFRRRLEKAVAQLNTRLTRPIEPFKLARRHDMIQRLIYDPQISQAIVDHARANGIPENVASEQARRYAREIVPSFSAFAYFSFGIRLARFLANALYDVRTGTQNDAVIEGIPSDATVIFIMNHRSNMDYVLVTYLAGEASALSYAVGEWARVWPLSRLIRSMGAYFIRRKSRGALYRKVLARYVQMATEGGVTQAIFPEGGLSLNGKLMPPKMGLLGYVLEADLKDRDVVFVPVAINYDRVLEDRVLISADEAGTRRFDAQISVILKFIVRKVWLRMRGKFLRFGEAVVVFGTPVHLRDYGSTPDVDGIAQDLMGRIEHEMPLLFVPLLARVLLLAEVPLDGVALEQEMAHMAALAPVNTFEGDEGFGTNVVKARQHLLQRGIITAVERGYRPADSQRSVLRFYANSIAHFFDR from the coding sequence ATGACGCAAACTATTGAACTTCCCGTTTGGCTTTTCGCCGTGATCCTGCTTTTCGCCGCGGTGACCGCGCTGAGCCACTTTTTACTGCCCTCGGTCAGGTGGTTTTTTCGCAGACGGCTGGAAAAGGCTGTCGCGCAGTTGAACACACGGCTGACCCGCCCAATCGAGCCGTTCAAGCTCGCGCGGCGTCACGATATGATCCAGCGGCTGATTTATGATCCGCAGATCAGTCAGGCCATCGTGGATCACGCCCGCGCCAACGGCATCCCTGAAAACGTCGCGTCAGAACAGGCGCGACGCTATGCCCGCGAAATTGTCCCGAGCTTTAGCGCCTTTGCCTATTTCAGCTTTGGCATCCGGCTGGCGCGGTTTCTGGCGAACGCGCTTTACGATGTGCGCACGGGTACCCAAAATGACGCCGTGATCGAAGGTATTCCGTCAGACGCCACGGTCATCTTTATCATGAACCACCGAAGCAATATGGATTACGTGCTGGTCACCTACCTCGCGGGGGAGGCATCCGCGCTGAGCTATGCCGTGGGGGAATGGGCGCGGGTCTGGCCCCTAAGCCGGTTGATCCGGTCAATGGGGGCCTATTTCATCCGGCGCAAATCGCGCGGTGCGCTGTATCGCAAGGTGCTGGCGCGCTATGTGCAGATGGCGACCGAAGGCGGCGTGACCCAAGCGATCTTCCCCGAAGGCGGGCTGAGCCTGAATGGCAAGCTGATGCCGCCCAAGATGGGGTTGCTCGGCTATGTACTGGAGGCCGACCTGAAAGACCGCGATGTCGTTTTTGTGCCCGTGGCGATCAACTATGACCGGGTACTGGAGGATCGCGTCCTGATCTCGGCGGATGAGGCGGGCACGCGGCGGTTCGACGCGCAAATCTCGGTCATTCTGAAGTTCATTGTGCGCAAGGTCTGGCTGCGTATGCGCGGCAAGTTCCTGCGCTTCGGAGAGGCCGTGGTGGTGTTTGGCACGCCGGTGCATCTGCGCGACTATGGCAGCACCCCCGATGTCGACGGGATCGCGCAGGACCTGATGGGCCGGATCGAACACGAGATGCCGCTGCTGTTTGTACCCTTGCTGGCACGGGTGTTGTTGTTGGCGGAAGTGCCGCTGGACGGTGTGGCGCTTGAACAAGAGATGGCCCATATGGCAGCCCTTGCTCCGGTCAATACATTTGAAGGGGACGAAGGGTTTGGCACCAATGTGGTCAAGGCACGCCAACATCTGTTGCAACGCGGGATAATCACAGCGGTAGAGCGGGGATATCGGCCTGCTGACAGTCAGCGGTCGGTGCTGCGCTTCTATGCGAACTCGATCGCGCATTTCTTTGATCGATAG
- a CDS encoding ABC transporter permease: MDVMPKWAEVVLVPLISLLLAAILSALVILGIGEDPVAAVKLMVTGALGSTYGWGYTLYYATNFMFTGLCVAIAFHARLFNIGGEGQAMLGGLGVALACLYIPWPHWSLALFGATAMAAVFGAAWAAIPAFLQAKRGSHIVITTIMFNFIAAAALNYILVNMLRPQGSMDPATARFPDATKLPTLHDLLAPLGIEFSKAAPANISLLVAVAACIFLWVLIWRTRLGYEIRAYGHSESAAKYAGISPVKITMIAMTISGGLAGMMAINNVMGEAERLVLNATEGAGFIGIAVALMGRSHPLGVFLAAILFGFLYQGGAELALWTSIPRELIVVIQALVILFTGALDNMVRMPLEKIFLALRAARAPKPERKPVEPAE, encoded by the coding sequence ATGGACGTAATGCCAAAATGGGCCGAGGTCGTCCTCGTGCCTTTGATATCGCTTTTGCTGGCAGCGATCCTGTCGGCGCTGGTCATTCTGGGCATCGGTGAAGACCCCGTTGCCGCCGTTAAACTGATGGTAACCGGCGCTTTGGGCAGCACCTATGGGTGGGGCTATACGCTGTATTACGCCACCAACTTTATGTTCACCGGCCTGTGCGTCGCCATCGCCTTTCATGCGCGGCTGTTCAATATCGGCGGCGAAGGTCAGGCAATGCTGGGCGGTTTGGGTGTGGCGCTCGCCTGTTTGTATATCCCGTGGCCCCACTGGTCGCTGGCGCTTTTTGGTGCCACTGCGATGGCGGCTGTCTTTGGTGCCGCATGGGCCGCGATCCCCGCGTTCCTGCAAGCCAAGCGCGGCAGCCATATCGTGATCACAACGATCATGTTCAACTTTATTGCCGCCGCGGCACTGAACTATATTCTGGTCAACATGCTGCGCCCTCAAGGCAGCATGGACCCTGCGACCGCCCGCTTTCCTGACGCGACAAAACTGCCAACGTTGCACGATCTTCTGGCCCCGCTCGGGATCGAATTTTCCAAGGCGGCACCGGCCAATATCTCGCTTTTGGTGGCGGTTGCGGCCTGTATCTTCTTGTGGGTGCTGATCTGGCGCACGCGGCTTGGCTATGAAATCCGCGCCTATGGCCATTCGGAATCGGCTGCGAAATACGCCGGTATCTCTCCGGTCAAGATCACCATGATCGCGATGACCATCTCGGGTGGTCTGGCGGGGATGATGGCGATTAACAACGTCATGGGCGAAGCCGAACGGCTGGTCTTGAACGCCACGGAAGGCGCGGGCTTTATCGGCATCGCTGTTGCACTGATGGGGCGTAGCCATCCTTTGGGCGTGTTCCTTGCCGCGATCCTGTTCGGGTTCCTCTATCAGGGCGGCGCGGAACTGGCGCTCTGGACCTCGATCCCGCGCGAGTTGATCGTCGTGATCCAGGCGCTGGTGATCCTCTTTACCGGCGCATTGGACAATATGGTGCGTATGCCGCTCGAGAAAATCTTTTTGGCGCTGCGCGCCGCACGCGCCCCCAAGCCTGAACGCAAACCGGTGGAGCCAGCGGAATAA
- a CDS encoding sulfite exporter TauE/SafE family protein codes for MQIYLPIAELSVNAFLLLGLGGIVGVLSGMFGVGGGFLITPLLFFIGIPPAVAVATGANQIVASSFSALLVHLKRKTVDLRMGSVLLAGGLVGAAAGVTIFNYLKSLGQVDLLVNLCYVVFLGIIGGLMLIESLNAMYKTRTGKRPPRKKHTWIQKLPFKMRFRVTGLYISVIPPLLVGAFVGLLAAIMGVGGGFIMVPAMIYLLGMPTKVVVGTSLFQIIFVAAFTTMLHATTNYTVDIVLAVLLLIGGVIGAQFGTTLGTKLKAEQLRILLALLVLIVCGKLALDLLLQPAELYSIGFKS; via the coding sequence ATGCAAATTTATCTGCCCATCGCCGAATTGTCGGTCAACGCGTTCCTCCTTTTGGGGTTGGGCGGGATTGTGGGCGTTCTATCCGGCATGTTCGGCGTCGGAGGCGGGTTTCTGATCACGCCCCTGCTGTTTTTTATCGGCATCCCCCCAGCGGTGGCCGTGGCCACAGGCGCGAACCAGATTGTGGCGTCGTCGTTTTCGGCGCTGTTGGTGCATCTTAAACGCAAGACGGTTGATCTGCGCATGGGCAGCGTCTTGCTGGCGGGCGGTCTGGTCGGGGCTGCGGCTGGTGTCACGATCTTTAACTACCTCAAATCGCTGGGCCAGGTCGATCTGCTGGTAAACCTTTGCTACGTCGTTTTCCTTGGGATCATCGGCGGGCTGATGTTGATTGAATCGCTGAACGCGATGTACAAGACACGCACCGGAAAACGCCCCCCGCGCAAGAAACACACGTGGATACAAAAGCTGCCATTCAAGATGCGCTTTCGGGTTACGGGGCTTTATATCTCGGTCATTCCACCACTGCTGGTCGGGGCCTTTGTCGGGCTTCTGGCCGCGATCATGGGCGTTGGCGGCGGCTTTATCATGGTGCCCGCGATGATCTATCTGCTGGGGATGCCGACCAAAGTCGTTGTCGGCACGTCGCTGTTCCAGATCATCTTTGTCGCAGCATTTACCACGATGTTACATGCCACCACCAACTATACCGTCGATATCGTGCTGGCCGTGCTGCTGCTGATCGGTGGCGTCATCGGCGCACAGTTCGGCACTACCCTTGGGACCAAGCTCAAGGCGGAACAGCTGCGCATCCTGTTGGCGCTTTTGGTGCTGATCGTCTGCGGCAAGCTGGCGCTGGACCTGCTGTTGCAACCGGCTGAACTTTACTCCATCGGGTTCAAATCATGA
- a CDS encoding TIGR02186 family protein, which yields MIRWRALIAAVLTCIAFSALAEEAIVLGLNQSEVSISTNFNGSEIIIFGAVKREEPIPEGPELEVVVTVSGPSAPVTVRRKEKTFGIWINTAAVEVDRAPSFYAVATSGPLQDVLSRTEDLRYKISVPRAIRSVGAPMDIEDSAAFSDALIRIRSNANQYQLDEAGVSVDEQTLFRATVQLPASLIEGDYNTRIFLTRGGSVVAQYGTLIDVRKVGLERWLYNMSRENALLYGLMSLAIAIAAGWGASAIFGALRR from the coding sequence ATGATCCGTTGGCGTGCTTTAATCGCTGCAGTCCTGACCTGCATCGCGTTCTCTGCGCTCGCCGAAGAGGCAATCGTTTTGGGGCTGAACCAAAGCGAAGTATCTATCTCGACCAACTTTAACGGGTCCGAGATCATCATTTTTGGCGCGGTTAAACGCGAGGAGCCTATCCCAGAGGGCCCCGAGCTTGAGGTCGTGGTTACCGTTTCGGGCCCGTCTGCCCCCGTGACAGTCCGGCGCAAGGAAAAGACTTTTGGCATCTGGATTAACACCGCTGCCGTAGAGGTGGACCGCGCCCCCAGCTTCTACGCCGTCGCCACCAGCGGCCCACTCCAAGACGTCCTGAGCCGCACCGAAGACCTGCGCTACAAAATCTCTGTGCCCCGTGCCATCCGATCTGTCGGGGCCCCGATGGATATCGAGGATTCCGCCGCCTTTTCAGACGCGCTGATCCGTATCCGCAGCAACGCAAACCAGTACCAGCTGGACGAAGCAGGCGTGAGCGTTGACGAACAAACCCTGTTCCGGGCGACGGTACAGCTGCCCGCATCATTGATAGAGGGCGACTATAATACCCGCATTTTCCTGACCCGTGGCGGATCGGTCGTGGCCCAATACGGGACGTTAATCGACGTGCGCAAGGTCGGGTTGGAACGTTGGCTTTACAACATGTCGCGTGAAAACGCGCTGCTATACGGGCTGATGTCACTCGCCATCGCTATTGCCGCAGGATGGGGTGCATCTGCCATCTTTGGTGCGCTGCGCCGCTAA
- a CDS encoding protein meaA has product MSQPQKDRPWLIRTYAGHSTAEASNALYRANLLKGQTGLSVAFDLPTQTGYDSDHILSRGEVGKVGVPVGHLGDMRSLFKDIPLEQMNTSMTINATAPWLLALYIAAAEEQGADVSKLQGTVQNDLIKEYLSRGTYICPPAPSLKMIADVAEYCYTNVPKWNPMNVCSYHLQEAGATPEQELAFALATATAVLDALRPRVPEEDFPKLVGRISFFVNAGIRFVTEMCKMRAFGDLWDEICLERYGVEDPKYRRFRYGVQVNSLGLTEQQPENNVYRILIEMLAVTLSKNARARAVQLPAWNEALGLPRPWDQQWSMRMQQIMAYETDLLEFDDLFDGNPAVDRKVEALKEGARAELANLDDMGGAISAIDYMKSRLVESNADRLGRIEAGETIVVGVNKWQQGEPSPLMTGDGGIMVVDPAVEADQINRLNAWRDSRDQAAVDKALADLRAAAAEGRNVMEPSIAAAKAGVTTGEWAEQMRSVHGEYRGPTGVASGRSNKTEGLDDLRDAVDAVSTRLGRRLSFLVGKPGLDGHSNGAEQIAVRARDCGMEIAYEGIRLTPSEIVSAALEGEHHVVGLSILSGSHIPLVEDLMKQMRDAGLAHIPVIVGGIIPEEDAKRLRAMGVARVYTPKDFELNTIMADIVTLADPETVAAE; this is encoded by the coding sequence ATGTCGCAACCGCAAAAAGACCGCCCCTGGCTGATCCGCACCTATGCCGGACACTCTACCGCCGAGGCATCCAATGCGCTGTACCGCGCAAACCTTTTGAAAGGGCAAACCGGCCTGTCGGTCGCTTTTGATCTGCCCACACAGACTGGCTATGACAGCGACCACATCCTGTCGCGCGGCGAAGTCGGCAAGGTGGGCGTGCCCGTGGGCCATTTGGGCGACATGCGCAGCCTGTTCAAGGACATCCCGCTTGAACAGATGAACACGTCGATGACGATCAATGCCACTGCCCCATGGCTGCTGGCGCTGTATATCGCCGCGGCCGAGGAACAGGGCGCGGACGTGTCTAAGCTGCAAGGCACCGTACAAAACGACCTGATCAAGGAATACCTGTCGCGCGGCACCTATATCTGCCCGCCTGCCCCGTCGCTCAAGATGATCGCGGATGTGGCCGAATACTGCTATACAAACGTGCCCAAATGGAACCCGATGAACGTCTGTTCCTACCACCTGCAAGAAGCCGGCGCGACGCCCGAGCAAGAACTGGCCTTTGCCCTTGCCACTGCGACCGCCGTGCTGGACGCTCTGCGCCCCCGCGTCCCCGAAGAAGATTTTCCGAAACTCGTTGGCCGGATCTCCTTCTTTGTGAATGCCGGCATCCGTTTCGTCACCGAGATGTGCAAGATGCGCGCCTTTGGTGATCTGTGGGACGAGATTTGCCTTGAACGCTACGGCGTCGAGGACCCCAAATACCGGCGCTTCCGCTATGGTGTGCAGGTGAATTCGCTGGGACTGACCGAACAACAGCCCGAAAACAACGTCTACCGTATCCTGATCGAGATGCTGGCGGTGACCCTGTCAAAGAACGCTCGCGCCCGCGCCGTGCAGTTGCCCGCCTGGAACGAAGCGCTTGGCCTGCCACGCCCGTGGGACCAGCAGTGGTCAATGCGGATGCAGCAAATCATGGCCTACGAAACCGACCTGCTTGAGTTCGACGACCTGTTCGACGGCAACCCCGCTGTGGACCGCAAAGTCGAAGCGCTGAAAGAAGGCGCACGGGCCGAGCTTGCCAACCTTGACGACATGGGCGGCGCAATTTCCGCGATTGACTACATGAAGTCGCGTCTGGTCGAAAGCAACGCCGACCGTCTGGGCCGCATCGAAGCGGGCGAGACGATCGTGGTGGGCGTCAACAAGTGGCAGCAGGGCGAACCCTCGCCGTTGATGACCGGCGATGGTGGCATCATGGTCGTGGACCCCGCGGTTGAGGCAGACCAGATCAACCGTCTGAATGCATGGCGCGACAGCCGCGATCAAGCGGCCGTAGACAAAGCCCTTGCCGATCTGCGCGCCGCCGCCGCCGAAGGTCGCAACGTCATGGAGCCGTCGATCGCAGCCGCCAAAGCGGGCGTCACAACGGGCGAATGGGCGGAACAGATGCGTAGCGTCCACGGGGAATACCGCGGGCCCACAGGTGTCGCATCAGGCCGGTCGAACAAGACCGAAGGGCTGGACGATCTGCGCGACGCCGTTGACGCCGTAAGCACCCGTCTGGGCCGCCGCCTGAGCTTTCTGGTGGGCAAGCCGGGGCTGGACGGCCATTCCAACGGTGCCGAACAGATCGCCGTGCGCGCACGCGATTGCGGTATGGAAATCGCCTACGAGGGTATTCGGCTTACCCCGTCCGAAATTGTTTCCGCCGCCCTGGAGGGAGAGCATCACGTCGTCGGACTTTCCATTCTTTCGGGATCGCATATTCCATTGGTCGAGGATTTGATGAAACAAATGCGTGACGCCGGATTGGCGCATATTCCCGTAATCGTAGGTGGAATTATTCCAGAAGAAGACGCCAAAAGATTGCGCGCCATGGGTGTTGCCCGCGTTTACACGCCGAAGGACTTTGAATTGAATACGATTATGGCAGACATCGTCACACTGGCCGATCCTGAAACAGTGGCCGCGGAATAA